From one Hirundo rustica isolate bHirRus1 chromosome 8, bHirRus1.pri.v3, whole genome shotgun sequence genomic stretch:
- the PCBD1 gene encoding pterin-4-alpha-carbinolamine dehydratase produces the protein MAGKAHRLSTEEREQLLPNLRAVGWNEVEGRDAIFKEFHFKDFNRAFGFMTRVALQAEKLDHHPEWFNVYNKVHITLSTHDCGGLSERDINLASFIEQVAASLS, from the exons ATG GCAGGAAAAGCCCACAGGCTAAGCAcggaggagagggagcagctgctgccaaacCTGCGAGCCGTGGGGTGGAATGAGGTGGAAGGAAGAGACGCCATCTTCAAAGAGTTCCACTTCAAGGACTTCAACCGG GCCTTTGGCTTCATGACCAGAGTGGCTCTACAGGCAGAAAAACTGGATCACCATCCCGAATGGTTCAATGTGTACAATAAG GTTCACATCACCTTGAGCACCCACGACTGCGGGGGTTTATCGGAGCGAGACATCAACCTGGCCAGCTTCATCGAGCAGGTGGCAGCTTCCCTCTCCTGA